In the Thermoanaerobacterales bacterium genome, CAGGGCGTGGGCCAGGTTCTGCTTCACCGGGTCGTGGGGCGCCAGCCACGGCGCCGACAACGCCACCAGCACCAGCAGCACAACCAGCACCCCGCCCGCGAAAGCAGCCCGGTCCCGGGCGACACCCTGCAGCAGTCTCGCCAGGGGGAAGGCCGTGCGGAAGACGGTAACCGTCTCGTGCATTATCCGTCGCTCCCTCCGTACCGGATACGCGGGTCCAGGAATGTGTAGGAGAGATCGATCAGCAGGTTAACAAGCGCGAAACAGAAGGCCAGAAAAAGGACTCCTCCCTGCAGGACGGGGATGTCGCGGGACTCGATGGCCTCCACGATCAACTGTCCCACTCCGGGGCGGCCGAAAACGTTCTCCACGATTACCGTACCGCCGATCAGGTGGTTGAGTTGCAGGCCCAGGACGGTGACCACCGGGATCAGGGCGTTGCGCAGGGCGTGGCGCCGGAGCACCGTCCCCTCGCCCAGGCCCTTGATCCGCGCCATGGCAATGTACTCCTGCTCCAGCACCTCCAGGAGGCTCGCCCGCACGATGCGCGTGCTGACGGCGGCCATTCCGGCGCCGAGGGTGACGGCGGGCAGGATAAGATGGGCCGGACCGCCCCCGCCCGCCACCGGCAGCAGGTTCAGTGTCAGGGAAAAGATCAGGATCAGCAGCAGCCCCAGCCAGAAATTGGGCATGGCCACCCCGACAAGGGAACCCGTCATCACCAGATTGTCGAACCAGGAAGAAGGACGTCGGGCGCAGGCGATGCCTAGCGGCAGCGCGATCAGCACCGTGAGGAGGAACCCGGCCGTCGCCAGTTCGAGCGTGGCCGGGACGCGGGCGAGGATCTCCGCCGTCACCGACCGTTTGGTGACCAACGAATACCCCAGATCG is a window encoding:
- a CDS encoding ABC transporter permease: MLSYLVRRIVLLVFVLFGVSIITFALMHVIPGDRARLVAIYRWGYDDFSSRELNKVRQEIGVDIPFYRQYAWWLGRAVRGDLGYSLVTKRSVTAEILARVPATLELATAGFLLTVLIALPLGIACARRPSSWFDNLVMTGSLVGVAMPNFWLGLLLILIFSLTLNLLPVAGGGGPAHLILPAVTLGAGMAAVSTRIVRASLLEVLEQEYIAMARIKGLGEGTVLRRHALRNALIPVVTVLGLQLNHLIGGTVIVENVFGRPGVGQLIVEAIESRDIPVLQGGVLFLAFCFALVNLLIDLSYTFLDPRIRYGGSDG